A region of Periplaneta americana isolate PAMFEO1 chromosome 16, P.americana_PAMFEO1_priV1, whole genome shotgun sequence DNA encodes the following proteins:
- the LOC138691346 gene encoding zinc finger protein 665-like isoform X3: MLQDFACDAVGECSWNSSNLKCYPVKHRVVRSFKCNYSAISVPQQGHVKYRVYIYTNKNKKRLKCNVCGKFLSDKNALNVHYRIHTGEKPFQCEVCGKCFTHSNGLRVHKLMHTGEKRFKCGVCGKLFLRSCHLKNHERYHTGEKPFKCEICGMSFIHPSNLTYHQRNHTGKKPFTCNFCGKSFFTQSTLKCHVRIHTGEKPFECRVCYKGFAKSSALKTHELLHTGKKSFQCSACGKCFLLRNTLREHERRHIVDKPFQCEVCGKLFSQSALLKVHERFHTGEKPFKCDYCGQYYSSRDNLRSHVRIHTGEKPFKCDVCGKCFCHKSTLKRHKRVHTGERPYKCGVCGMRFTMPNSLRSHESLHTGDKPFKCEVCGKCFAQTRYLKLHERLHTGEKPFKCDVCGKAFFESRILTVHKRKHTGEKPFKCEVCGKCSSTSGNLKIHQRIHTGEKPFKCDDCGQCFSQKNSMKIHVLQHIS; the protein is encoded by the coding sequence ATGTTGCAGGATTTTGCATGCGATGCGGTGGGTGAGTGTTCCTGGAATTCTAGTAACCTGAAATGTTATCCCGTGAAGCACAGAGTCGTAAGGTCTTTTAAATGCAATTACAGTGCGATAAGTGTCCCACAGCAAGGACACGTAAAATACCGTGTATATATTTACACGAATAAGAATAAGAAGCGATTGAAGTGCAATGTTTGTGGAAAGTTTTTATCGGATAAGAATGCCTTAAACGTCCATTATCGTATTCATACTGGTGAGAAGCCATTTCAATGCGAAGTGTGTGGAAAGTGCTTTACCCATAGTAATGGTCTACGAGTACATAAACTCATGCATACTGGTGAGAAGCGATTCAAATGCGGAGTTTGTGGAAAGTTGTTTTTGCGGTCGTGTCACTTAAAAAACCACGAACGCTATCATActggcgagaaaccattcaaGTGCGAGATCTGCGGAATGAGTTTCATACATCCGAGTAACCTAACATATCACCAACGGAATCATACTGGCAAGAAACCATTCACATGTAATTTTTGTGGAAAGAGTTTCTTTACACAGAGTACTTTAAAATGTCATGTTCGGATACATACTGGTGAGAAGCCTTTCGAGTGCCGTGTTTGTTACAAAGGCTTCGCTAAGAGTTCTGCTCTAAAAACACATGAACTCTTGCATACCGGCAAAAAATCATTCCAATGCTCTGCTTGCGGGAAGTGTTTCTTATTGCGCAATACCCTAAGAGAACATGAACGCCGACATATTGTTGATAAACCATTCCAATGCGAAGTTTGTGGAAAGTTGTTTTCGCAGTCGGCTCTGCTAAAAGTCCACGAACGCTTTCATActggcgagaaaccattcaaGTGCGATTATTGTGGACAGTATTACTCTAGTCGGGATAATTTAAGGAGCCATGTTCGCATTcatactggcgagaaacctttcaagtgcGATGTTTGTGGGAAATGCTTTTGTCATAAGTCCACACTAAAACGACATAAACGCGTCCACACTGGTGAGAGACCATACAAATGTGGTGTTTGTGGGATGCGTTTCACGATGCCTAATTCCCTAAGAAGTCACGAAAGTCTCCATACTGGTGATAAACCATTCAAATGTGAAGTTTGTGGAAAGTGCTTTGCGCAGACCCGTTATCTAAAACTTCACGAACGTCTACATActggcgagaaaccattcaaatgtgatgtaTGTGGAAAGGCCTTTTTCGAGTCTAGAATATTGACGGTTCATAAGCGCAAGCATACAggtgagaaaccattcaaatgtgaggTGTGTGGTAAGTGCTCCTCCACGTCGGGTAACTTAAAGATTCATCAGCGGATTCATACTGgtgagaagccattcaaatgcgatgatTGTGGCCAGTGCTTCTCTCAGAAGAATAGTATGAAAATTCACGTCCTGCAACATATTAGCTAG
- the LOC138691346 gene encoding zinc finger protein 431-like isoform X2, protein MDQDMTGVKVEYVDQSHDLTSEVIFEDDLEPNSFPVMEREPEEETIRAVTGEEEKELELVQGQSEVLTESFAGTHDSTLSSYFEGFATEEHTTNHEPSKQADSSARMLQDFACDAVGECSWNSSNLKCYPVKHRVVRSFKCNYSAISVPQQGHVKYRVYIYTNKNKKRLKCNVCGKFLSDKNALNVHYRIHTGEKPFQCEVCGKCFTHSNGLRVHKLMHTGEKRFKCGVCGKLFLRSCHLKNHERYHTGEKPFKCEICGMSFIHPSNLTYHQRNHTGKKPFTCNFCGKSFFTQSTLKCHVRIHTGEKPFECRVCYKGFAKSSALKTHELLHTGKKSFQCSACGKCFLLRNTLREHERRHIVDKPFQCEVCGKLFSQSALLKVHERFHTGEKPFKCDYCGQYYSSRDNLRSHVRIHTGEKPFKCDVCGKCFCHKSTLKRHKRVHTGERPYKCGVCGMRFTMPNSLRSHESLHTGDKPFKCEVCGKCFAQTRYLKLHERLHTGEKPFKCDVCGKAFFESRILTVHKRKHTGEKPFKCEVCGKCSSTSGNLKIHQRIHTGEKPFKCDDCGQCFSQKNSMKIHVLQHIS, encoded by the exons GAAGAGACAATACGAGCGGTCACtggagaagaagagaaggagTTGGAATTAGTTCAAGGACAATCTGAAGTCTTGACTGAGAG TTTTGCAGGCACCCATGATAGCACTCTATCATCGTACTTTGAAGGATTTGCGACTGAAGAGCACACCACTAATCATGAGCCTAGCAAACAGGCTGATTCGTCGGCAAGAATGTTGCAGGATTTTGCATGCGATGCGGTGGGTGAGTGTTCCTGGAATTCTAGTAACCTGAAATGTTATCCCGTGAAGCACAGAGTCGTAAGGTCTTTTAAATGCAATTACAGTGCGATAAGTGTCCCACAGCAAGGACACGTAAAATACCGTGTATATATTTACACGAATAAGAATAAGAAGCGATTGAAGTGCAATGTTTGTGGAAAGTTTTTATCGGATAAGAATGCCTTAAACGTCCATTATCGTATTCATACTGGTGAGAAGCCATTTCAATGCGAAGTGTGTGGAAAGTGCTTTACCCATAGTAATGGTCTACGAGTACATAAACTCATGCATACTGGTGAGAAGCGATTCAAATGCGGAGTTTGTGGAAAGTTGTTTTTGCGGTCGTGTCACTTAAAAAACCACGAACGCTATCATActggcgagaaaccattcaaGTGCGAGATCTGCGGAATGAGTTTCATACATCCGAGTAACCTAACATATCACCAACGGAATCATACTGGCAAGAAACCATTCACATGTAATTTTTGTGGAAAGAGTTTCTTTACACAGAGTACTTTAAAATGTCATGTTCGGATACATACTGGTGAGAAGCCTTTCGAGTGCCGTGTTTGTTACAAAGGCTTCGCTAAGAGTTCTGCTCTAAAAACACATGAACTCTTGCATACCGGCAAAAAATCATTCCAATGCTCTGCTTGCGGGAAGTGTTTCTTATTGCGCAATACCCTAAGAGAACATGAACGCCGACATATTGTTGATAAACCATTCCAATGCGAAGTTTGTGGAAAGTTGTTTTCGCAGTCGGCTCTGCTAAAAGTCCACGAACGCTTTCATActggcgagaaaccattcaaGTGCGATTATTGTGGACAGTATTACTCTAGTCGGGATAATTTAAGGAGCCATGTTCGCATTcatactggcgagaaacctttcaagtgcGATGTTTGTGGGAAATGCTTTTGTCATAAGTCCACACTAAAACGACATAAACGCGTCCACACTGGTGAGAGACCATACAAATGTGGTGTTTGTGGGATGCGTTTCACGATGCCTAATTCCCTAAGAAGTCACGAAAGTCTCCATACTGGTGATAAACCATTCAAATGTGAAGTTTGTGGAAAGTGCTTTGCGCAGACCCGTTATCTAAAACTTCACGAACGTCTACATActggcgagaaaccattcaaatgtgatgtaTGTGGAAAGGCCTTTTTCGAGTCTAGAATATTGACGGTTCATAAGCGCAAGCATACAggtgagaaaccattcaaatgtgaggTGTGTGGTAAGTGCTCCTCCACGTCGGGTAACTTAAAGATTCATCAGCGGATTCATACTGgtgagaagccattcaaatgcgatgatTGTGGCCAGTGCTTCTCTCAGAAGAATAGTATGAAAATTCACGTCCTGCAACATATTAGCTAG